Part of the Flavobacterium sp. MDT1-60 genome, AAATTAGATGTTGCTGCTTTCAAAGCATAAACAACAGGCAATAACATTACCGCTATAATTGTAATTGTAATAATTACAGCTGCCAAAGTTTTTCGTCCTTTTAATATTCTTTGCAGAAAATTAAATAAAGGATAAAACGCTACAGATAATATTACTGCCCAAAGAATGGGCATAAAAAAAGGCATCAGCAATTTTAGACAAAAACCGACAACTAAAAAGATAAAAAATAACTGCAAAATAGTGTCAAAGAGTTCTTTCCGTTTATTCACATTCGAATTTTCCATTTTTATTTTGTTTTAGATAAATAATTGGTTTTATAGGTTTGTTCATTATTTTTTTAAGGAGAAGTTGGCGTCAGAAACCAATCTTCCTATTAAGATTACCGGATACAAAACTCCCGTCAATACCTCCATCTGAACCAGAGAACGAGCCAGAGGATGAAGTGGTACAATTTCCCCATAGCCAGTCGAGGTAATCGTGATGTAACTGAAATACATAAAATTGGCCTGATCACTACTAATTTCAAATGGAGAAACTGCTATCTGAAAAGAACCTTCTATATGTTTAAAAAGGAATAAATACACCGTACACCAAAGATTCACCAATAGCATGTAAACGACAATAGAACCTATTATACGATAAGCCGTGACTGGCCCTGGCTCTAATACTTTGACCAAAACCAATCCGATTAAAAGTAACATTATAGCAATAGAAAAAAAGAGATCTGCAAATACAACAATGACATTTGTCTGAAAAAAATCAATCCATTGAACCATTAAAAAAAGAAATGGAATAACAGAAATACGCAGCACTTGTCTTTTATTTCTTGCCAATGAAATAATTCCTGCAATAATAAATAACATCCAAAAAATATTGACAACTATCATAAAACGAGTATAACTGCCAAATAACGGAATCACAACAAAATGCATAATACAAAGCAATAATAACATGATGCTAAGCCCACTTTCCTGAGTCCATAAACGATATAAAAAGCGATCTTTTTTTAGTTTCATCATAACTTCAATTGTTAATTAAACAAGATTTGAAACAGAATAACTTAAATTGGTATAGGCTCTACTGCTACTTTTCCGATTGGCCTGCGCCAAAGTTTGAAAAGCAGAATAATAAAAATGGGCAAAAAACAAATCACCGACATCACC contains:
- a CDS encoding two pore domain potassium channel family protein; amino-acid sequence: MMKLKKDRFLYRLWTQESGLSIMLLLLCIMHFVVIPLFGSYTRFMIVVNIFWMLFIIAGIISLARNKRQVLRISVIPFLFLMVQWIDFFQTNVIVVFADLFFSIAIMLLLIGLVLVKVLEPGPVTAYRIIGSIVVYMLLVNLWCTVYLFLFKHIEGSFQIAVSPFEISSDQANFMYFSYITITSTGYGEIVPLHPLARSLVQMEVLTGVLYPVILIGRLVSDANFSLKK